One part of the Malus sylvestris chromosome 2, drMalSylv7.2, whole genome shotgun sequence genome encodes these proteins:
- the LOC126589871 gene encoding probable pectinesterase/pectinesterase inhibitor 51, giving the protein MTFNFHRKPTKFIKPPPCCSSIPKSLILILLMASLLFLSLLSLTLFLSLSSASRHRPPGHSISPQPQIQLACKATRFPEACQASLGKVVTDPNATPLETIHFAVQVADDGLKTAQGMVHTILDSSAGNINRSTAAKNCLDVLGNSHYRISLATDGLSRGRVKNARASMSAALLYQYDCWSALKYANDTHMVNETMSFLDSLIRKSSNALSMIASYDNFGNDTKSWGPPKTERDGFWERVSGGGSDQGFRGGIPSGLKADVTVCKENSCDYKTVQEAVNAAPDNAGGKRFVIGIKAGVYEETVGVPLEKRNVVFLGDGIGKTVITGSLNVGQPGISTYNTATVGVNGDGFMASGLTIQNTAGPDAHQAVAFRSDSDLSVIENCEFIGNQDTLYAHGNRQFYKSCTIHGNVDFIFGNSASIFQDCTILVRPRQLKPEKGENNAVTAQGRTDPAQSTGFVFQNCLINGTEEYMKLYWSKPKVHKNFLGRPWKEYSRTVFINCNMEALLTPQGWMPWSGDFALKTLFYGEFGNSGAGSDLSQRVNWSSKIPPEHVNTYSLQNFIQGDEWIKT; this is encoded by the exons ATGACCTTCAATTTCCACAGAAAACCCACCAAATTTATAAAGCCACCACCATGCTGCTCCTCCATACCCAAATCCCTAATCCTCATTCTCCTCATGGCCTCCCTCctcttcctttctctcctctccctcactctcttcctctctctatcCTCCGCTTCCCGCCACCGTCCTCCCGGTCACTCCATCTCCCCTCAACCCCAGATCCAGCTAGCCTGCAAGGCCACGCGCTTCCCAGAAGCGTGCCAAGCTTCCCTGGGCAAGGTCGTCACTGACCCAAATGCCACCCCTCTCGAGACCATCCATTTCGCCGTCCAGGTCGCTGACGACGGCCTCAAAACGGCGCAGGGCATGGTCCACACCATCCTGGACTCGTCCGCAGGGAACATAAACCGATCCACCGCCGCGAAAAACTGCCTCGACGTCCTTGGCAACTCCCACTACCGAATTTCGCTCGCCACCGATGGATTGTCACGTGGTCGCGTTAAAAACGCACGTGCCTCCATGAGCGCCGCGTTGCTCTACCAGTACGACTGCTGGTCGGCTCTCAAGTACGCAAACGACACCCACATGGTCAACGAGACGATGTCATTTCTCGACTCGCTGATCCGCAAATCCAGCAACGCGCTCAGCATGATCGCGTCGTACGACAACTTCGGAAACGACACAAAGTCCTGGGGCCCGCCGAAAACGGAGCGGGACGGGTTCTGGGAGCGGGTCTCGGGCGGAGGGTCCGACCAGGGATTTCGGGGAGGGATTCCGTCAGGTTTAAAGGCGGACGTGACGGTGTGCAAGGAGAATTCGTGCGATTACAAGACGGTGCAGGAGGCTGTGAATGCCGCGCCGGATAACGCGGGAGGTAAGAGGTTCGTGATTGGGATAAAGGCGGGGGTGTACGAGGAGACCGTAGGGGTGCCCTTAGAGAAGCGGAACGTGGTGTTCTTGGGTGACGGGATAGGCAAAACCGTCATTACCGGCTCATTAAATGTAGGCCAGCCCGGAATTTCCACCTACAACACTGCCACCGTCG GAGTTAACGGTGATGGGTTCATGGCGAGTGGTCTCACAATCCAGAACACCGCAGGTCCCGATGCTCACCAAGCGGTTGCTTTCAGATCAGACAGTGATCTATCCGTAATCGAGAACTGCGAATTCATTGGCAATCAGGACACTCTCTATGCTCACGGCAACCGCCAATTCTACAAGTCGTGCACCATCCACGGTAATGTTGATTTCATCTTTGGTAACTCAGCTTCCATCTTCCAAGACTGCACCATCCTTGTCCGTCCTAGACAACTCAAACCCGAGAAAGGCGAAAACAATGCAGTCACTGCCCAAGGAAGAACAGACCCTGCGCAGTCAACGGGTTTTGTATTTCAAAACTGCTTGATCAACGGCACGGAAGAGTACATGAAGTTATATTGGAGCAAGCCCAAAGTGCACAAAAACTTCTTGGGGAGGCCGTGGAAGGAGTACTCGAGGACGGTGTTTATAAACTGTAATATGGAAGCTCTTCTAACACCACAAGGGTGGATGCCTTGGAGTGGAGATTTTGCTTTGAAAACCCTTTTCTATGGCGAATTCGGGAATTCGGGTGCGGGTTCTGATTTGTCCCAGAGAGTGAACTGGAGCAGCAAGATCCCACCCGAGCATGTTAATACGTATTCTCTGCAGAATTTTATCCAGGGAGATGAGTGgattaaaacatga
- the LOC126590026 gene encoding HVA22-like protein a — translation MVVDIIKVLVHNFDVLAMPVVSIVYPLYASIRALETMSNIADDRQWLTYWILYSMITTFELTFSKVIEFIPIWSYAKLITYFWLVCPRFSGSTYIYQNYVRPFYLNHVTEIPVLEGRSNVTCKTPETGSASEKAAGTHLKPRREEEHREEARKTHSKRR, via the coding sequence ATGGTAGTAGATATTATCAAGGTGCTTGTTCATAACTTTGACGTTCTTGCAATGCCTGTGGTTTCTATTGTTTATCCACTATATGCGTCAATTAGGGCACTGGAGACCATGTCTAATATTGCCGACGATCGACAGTGGCTTACTTACTGGATTCTGTATTCTATGATCACAACGTTTGAGCTCACCTTTTCCAAAGTCATTGAGTTCATCCCAATCTGGTCATATGCTAAGCTGATTACGTATTTTTGGTTGGTCTGCCCACGCTTCAGCGGGTCGACATATATTTACCAGAACTACGTTAGACCTTTCTATCTCAACCACGTCACAGAGATTCCTGTGTTGGAAGGAAGAAGCAACGTCACATGCAAAACGCCGGAGACAGGTAGTGCATCGGAAAAAGCTGCAGGAACACATTTGAAACCCCGGAGAGAAGAAGAACATCGGGAAGAAGCAAGAAAAACACATTCGAAACGCCGGTGA